In Ailuropoda melanoleuca isolate Jingjing chromosome 4, ASM200744v2, whole genome shotgun sequence, the following proteins share a genomic window:
- the ISY1 gene encoding pre-mRNA-splicing factor ISY1 homolog — translation MARNAEKAMTALARFRQAQLEEGKVKERRPFLASECTELPKAEKWRRQIIGEISKKVAQIQNAGLGEFRIRDLNDEINKLLREKGHWEVRIKELGGPDYGKVGPKMLDHEGKEVPGNRGYKYFGAAKDLPGVRELFEKEPLPPPRKTRAELMKAIDFEYYGYLDEDDGVIVPLEQEYEKKFRAGLVEKWKAEREARLARGEKEEEEEEEEEINIYAVTEEESDEEGSQEKGGEDGQQKFIAHVPVPSQQEIEEALVRRKKMELLQKYASETLQAQSEEARRLLGY, via the exons gCCAGGAATGCAGAAAAGGCCAT GACGGCCTTAGCAAGATTTCGCCAAGCTCAACTGGAAGAGGGAAAAGTGAAG GAACGAAGACCCTTTCTTGCCTCAGAATGTACTGAGCTGCCCAAAGCTGAGAAGTGGAGACGACAA atcATTGGAGAGATCTCTAAAAAAGTGGCTCAAATTCAGAATG cTGGTTTAGGTGAATTCCGAATTCGTGACCTGAATGATGAAATTAACAAACTGCTAAGAGAGAAAGGACACTGGGAAGTCCGGATAAAGGAGCTGGGCGGTCCCGATTATGGA AAAGTTGGCCCTAAAATGCTGGATCATGAAGGGAAAGAAGTCCCAGGAAATCGAGGTTACAAATACTTTGGAGCTGCTAAAGATTTGCCTGGTGTCAGAGAGCTTTTTGAAAAAGAAC CTCTTCCTCCTCCAAGAAAGACACGTGCCGAGCTCATGAAAGCGATCGATTTTGAATACTACGGTTACCTCGATGAAGATGATGGTGTCATCGTGCCTTTGGAACAggaatatgaaaagaaat TCAGGGCTGGATTGGTTGAAAAgtggaaagcagagagagaggcccGGCTGgcaagaggagaaaaggaggaggaggaggaagaggaggaagagatcaACATATATGCTGTCACTGAGGAGGAG TCTGACGAGGAAGGCAGCCAGGAGAAAGGAGGTGAAGACGGGCAGCAGAAGTTCATTGCCCACGTCCCAGTGCCGTCCCAGCAAGAG ATCGAGGAGGCACTCGTGCGGAGGAAGAAGATGGAACTCCTCCAGAAGTATGCTAGTGAGACCCTGCAGGCCCAGAGTGAAGAGGCCAGAAGACTGCTGGGCTATTAG